From Synoicihabitans lomoniglobus, the proteins below share one genomic window:
- the rarD gene encoding EamA family transporter RarD has translation MRDLKTTSPSISDPSQAGVAAAAVSYFLWGILPIYWKLLDGISMVELLAHRMVWTLTAVLIFQTVRGRLSGLRDTWADPVSRRAHLKNSALLSANWGLYVWAVGQGRIIETSLGYFLVPLLNVALGRLWFGERLRRAQKVAIGFAAAGVTLLIVQVNTVPWIALGLAATWASYGLVRKQSHASPLNGLALETTFAAPIALGFIGWLTASGGAAFGNTSPSATLLMVGTGVISMVPLTLFAYGARRLKFTTLGLLQYLAPTCQFLIGWLVYREPFSLDRAAAFGLIWIGLACYTIDAVRASRRPLSPV, from the coding sequence GTGCGCGACCTGAAAACCACGTCTCCCTCCATCTCCGATCCCTCCCAGGCGGGCGTAGCGGCTGCGGCGGTGAGCTATTTCCTATGGGGCATATTGCCGATCTATTGGAAACTGCTCGACGGTATTTCCATGGTGGAACTGCTCGCCCACCGCATGGTGTGGACGCTGACGGCGGTGCTGATTTTCCAGACCGTGCGGGGTCGCCTGAGTGGGTTGCGCGATACGTGGGCCGATCCGGTCAGCCGACGGGCGCACCTGAAAAACTCCGCTTTGCTCAGTGCCAACTGGGGGCTTTATGTGTGGGCGGTCGGTCAAGGCAGGATCATCGAGACGAGTTTGGGCTACTTTCTGGTGCCGCTGCTCAACGTCGCACTCGGCCGACTGTGGTTCGGCGAACGACTTCGCCGCGCCCAAAAAGTGGCGATCGGTTTCGCGGCGGCGGGGGTGACGTTGCTGATCGTGCAGGTGAACACGGTGCCGTGGATCGCCCTCGGCTTGGCCGCGACCTGGGCGTCCTACGGCTTGGTGCGCAAACAGTCGCACGCCAGTCCCCTGAACGGCTTGGCGCTGGAAACCACGTTCGCCGCGCCGATTGCGTTGGGCTTCATCGGCTGGCTGACGGCGAGCGGAGGCGCAGCATTTGGGAACACGAGCCCATCGGCGACGTTGCTCATGGTCGGCACCGGCGTCATCAGCATGGTGCCCCTCACGTTATTCGCCTACGGCGCGCGGCGACTCAAATTCACCACGCTCGGCTTGCTGCAATACCTCGCGCCGACCTGCCAGTTTTTGATCGGTTGGCTGGTTTACCGGGAACCGTTCAGCCTCGATCGGGCCGCCGCGTTCGGGCTCATTTGGATCGGCCTGGCCTGCTACACGATCGATGCCGTTCGCGCCAGCCGTCGACCGCTGAGTCCCGTTTGA
- a CDS encoding FKBP-type peptidyl-prolyl cis-trans isomerase: MASAQREKLPPRDLAIVKREFPNAERTSTGLWTELLRAGDGAQANRGDTVSVLFKGSLLDGTVFDEMQDATKPFTFQLDRKKVIDGWEYGLLMMREGEKRLLIVPYELGYGTRGRSPDIPRMATLVFEVELLKVEPRQPLVY; this comes from the coding sequence TTGGCCTCTGCCCAACGTGAGAAATTGCCGCCGCGCGATCTCGCGATCGTAAAGCGCGAGTTTCCCAACGCGGAACGCACGTCAACCGGACTCTGGACGGAATTACTCCGCGCTGGCGACGGAGCGCAGGCGAATCGGGGCGATACGGTCAGCGTCTTGTTCAAGGGATCGCTACTCGACGGCACGGTCTTCGACGAAATGCAGGATGCGACCAAACCGTTCACTTTTCAACTCGACCGCAAGAAGGTCATCGACGGTTGGGAATACGGTTTGCTCATGATGCGCGAAGGCGAGAAACGTCTGCTTATCGTGCCTTACGAACTCGGTTACGGCACGCGCGGTCGCTCCCCGGACATCCCGCGCATGGCGACGCTGGTTTTTGAGGTCGAGTTGCTCAAGGTGGAGCCGCGTCAACCGTTGGTTTACTAG